In the Perca flavescens isolate YP-PL-M2 chromosome 10, PFLA_1.0, whole genome shotgun sequence genome, cacTTGTCTTTGCATGGATACTTCATAATATTGTCTCCGTTACAGCTTTGTGGGCTACGAGCAGATGAACTTCTGCGGTGAGATGTACATCCTGGAGAAGGGAGAGTATCCTCGCTGGGACTCCTGGAGCAACTGCCAGAAGAACGACTACCTGCTGTCCTTCAGGCCCGTCAGAATggtaaaaagaaagagaaaaaaaaacaaaaaacacacttgGTTTGATACTCTCAAGTTTCCCTTTTCTCTTTTGCTTTCAACTGCTCCCTGAACTAGTGTATCtccctgtttttctctcttccaGGACCCTGAGAAGCACAAGATCTGCCTGTACGAGGTGGGAGAGTTCAAGGGCCGCAAGATGGAGATCATGGATGATGACGTTCCCAGCCTGTTCTCCTACGGCTTCACCGACAGAGTGGGCAGCATCATTGTCAGCTGTGGAACGTGAGTACACGGTGGCTGCAGGTGTCACTGATAGAGCTCGAAGACAGGGCTGAAATGAGATCCACTTAAAATCAATCCTATACTGAcatgtttcctctttttttcctccagctGGGTGGGATACCAGTTCCCTGGATACCGTGGCAGCCAGTACCTGCTGGAGAAGGGCGACTTCAGGCACTTCAACGAGTATGGCGCCCGCCATCCTCAGTTCCAGTCCGTGAGGCGTATCCGCGACATGCAGTGGCACCAACAGGGCTGCTACACCATGGCCAGCAAGTGAGGCtcagggaaggagagaaagagaaagagtggAAGTGAGGGAGAGGGGCGGAGGAAgagggaaagggggagagatgTCTGAGGCCTTACCTCAGTACCTTAAACGGTCTTTGATCTAACACAGTGAGGGGAAGAGTGAGGATCTAGATCTGTCCCTGATTGGACACCTCAGTGGAAGGTCCAGCTGGACCACCCTCCATTCCTCCctgtctcttcttttctctttctcccctaTGGGCTGAGCTTTGCTTTCCCcccttttctcccttttttaatCCCTCACTTCATTCCCCTCCACAGTCCTCTGAGACACCAAAGAGGGAACACGACACCTCTTGCTGTTTTACACACTTGATTCTCGGCTCAGGGTATGATGCACCATGGGAAACTGAGTCCCTAGAGCCCCCTGCCCCCCGACTTCTTGCCCCTGTGCATTGCACACCCTCTCTGCTGTACAGAATCCTGGCCAAGTTttcaataaaaaggaaaatcttGATTTCaaagatgttgttgttgttacttaCTACTTAAAAATCCCCTAAATCAAAATGTTAATGAaccaaacataaataaaataataagatGAATACAAATGTGAGATGAATCCTTTCTGATTTTTCATTAATCAATCACTACTTTTCTGAAGCTCTGTATTTTGGTTGCTAGCTGGACACCAAATATTGTGTCATGCTTGTCGTCAAActtttgttaaatgtatttttgggaTTTAAAGTGAGTAAACACTATTGTATCATGCTGAATGGGGGTTTGAAAGCTTTGCCTAGTCAgctacaaaaaacacacacacacaaaagttacACAatgctttgtaaaaaaaaaagtgcagtgtatagaaaaaagagaaagttgTCCAACAGGCCAGTTTCCATATTGGTGTGGAGCCTGCTGCATTGTGTAACACAGGCTTTGTTATAACAACAGGACACACCCACATTTCTGCTGATGTTCAGCCTCTTATCTACTGGTATTTTCAGTTAAAAAAGATACACTCCTACTGTCACTAGAGCCAAAAGCAGCTGACCTGGGGGAAAAGATGCAGTATGATAAATAATTCCGTCATGGGTTAAGGATAGCATTAGGCCTATTCCTTGGCATACAGTAGGTAAAAAGAATCTGCCTTACTTAATCACTAATTTAACGCTCCACTCAGCAAGCAGCTAAGAGACCCAAATTAAACACACCCATGATGTTGACGAACAGGTGCATGCTGGGTgtagctaacatgctaaatgctaaaatgCTCATGGTGGATCCTCCAGCAGTGAGGGTGTGTGAGGActttctgctgtgtgtgtgcctgttaaTCCCTGCAGAGCCTCCTTCATCTTAAAATGTTTGAACACTTCGAGGAGCGTAGTGGGACCAGAGAGGCTCAGTGGACGGGTTCTATTATCACTGAGAGTAAACGAGCAGAGAAGTTGAACTTAGAGCAGACTAAGGAGGACTTCGTGGTGCACAAGAAGTTCAGACAGGTGAGTACAACAACACACTTTTCTAGTGTTTATCAATGtagcgttgtgtgtgtgtgtgtgtgtgtgtgtgtgtgtgtgtgtgtgtgtgtgtgtgtgtgtgtgtgtgtaggggagaCCGGGGTTGGTTGGCACACAGCTATTTTCTGGTCCTTTAGaccacaaacaaaaatgtaacatcAAAATGTTTGCTTTCTTGACTTGCACTTATCTAATGTTACTATGTTGAAAACATCTGAAAGTCACTAACTTTTTTTGGTGAGGgtaacattaacatttaaaaggaAAACGTGTTCTAGTTAATAGACATTGGAATCAGCTACATTTTGACATAATATTTGAAAGTCTGGGAAGAGTGATGGCAGCTGGCTAATGCCATCACAACGTTGGGTCAAATGTGAGTGGGGTTGGTTGTGCCAACGATAGTTTTCTTGTTCATTAACTTGTAACTGTTACTGTATATTTAGTCTGGGTATTTTAAGAggttaattaattattaatttttattattatcttgAATGGTCAGTGGTGGCAAAAGTAATTAGACATTCCTACTGATAAATTGCTTAAATGTTGTTTGGTTTTAAAAAGGGGCAGATATTCtattaaatgttaatgttttctGGTTCTTCTTTGGATTAAATGTTCTACCAAACTGTTTCTATTGGTTGCTTAATTTTTTGTAATTATAGTATTTCAACATTGTGCCAACCAACCCTGTGATGATGCTACCTTAACTAGCTTAGCACGACAGCGGCATAACCATagggcaggggtcttcaacgtttttcaagccaaggaccccttaactgaaagaaagACGGAACAGGGACCCCCTGCTACATATATTGTagaaaattaagttgcatattaaactgggcctacaataacctGTGGGGCCGCCTAAAACctttatacatatatttttgcatagaatactaagatATTAAAGTAGCCTGTTCATTTTTAACATGATTTTatatatcatgttttaatgttaaacatacatgttgcATTGTGAATCCTTGTACTGTATCTGGGGATGGCCTCAGTGACCTCCTTACCCATAGGCCAGTAAACctatcattacattacatgtcatttagctgacgcatttatccaaagcgactcacaattgctatatatgtcagaggtcgcacacctctggagcaactaggggtttaagtgtcttgctcagggacacattggttgatgcatcgcagtgggaattgaacccagatctcccacaccaaaggcatgtgtcatatccactgcaccatcaccaccctaTCCTCAGTGGGGATTCATATttgataatatgttggattaatTTTTAGGACTTttgaatttttgaaaaaaacttaaaaaacataataatttggaggctCCCCttcattgactctgaggaccccctaggggtcacggACCCCCTGGTGAAGATCCCTGCCATAGGGCATAACACATCCAATTTTCTGACCGAACTGTTGGCAGTCTatttgcattgtgggtaatgtgtGCACCAGATTTGGACAAGGAAGATGAATGTATGGATGGCTGTGtaatatctctggttctgctgtatcgattttaatcctctttttttttttaactgtccaTCGTGAGTCAGACGGTGTTATAAGCGCTAAATCATTGGAGACCTCTTTTAACCAAAATTTAATTTTGATAAGCAGCTCCTTATACTCATGCTACATATTAGTTATTGTTTGCAGCAAATAAAAGGCATTAAAGGTAACATAAACATTTCAacaacattttttcaaaactttcaaGTTTACATTTGACTTAAATGATGCAAATTATGCATGCCATCTGAGTTGTTTGGATCAGTTGGTCCTTTTGATATTTTCCTACACACTATGTTTACCTCGCCACAAACAGTGCATGTTCTTCCCCTGAATCTCCTTTTATGCCTCGAAGCCTCTCTCTTGCCAAGTCACAATTCAACAAATCATTTCACCctcaatgtactgtatgcagtTCACGTTATAAAATCCATATTTAAGGACTGGTTATTTAATGATAGGATTGTATGTCACATCCTGCACAAGTTTACCTGGTTGGAATAAGATGACCATCaatatttttgtacatttctttaattaacaaaatatttttttcacagtttaacAAACAAGATGTTACACTCAAAGCTCAAACATTGATATACAAAAGAATACATCTAAAAAACACAAAGTCATAAATGTTGTCTATGAAGCATTTGATATGTTAAAGTACTTTATCTTTGTGTTGCACCTGGAGTTCAGATGTGGATAGTCATTTTAGTTGTAGGCTGGATACTATTTGTCTATTCAaagcatatttttcttttttcagtattcaatataaaaatacaattttagaTGTGTGCTCATAAGAGCAGATGAAGGATGTCCACTATGATGTAGTGTGTTCTCTAATCCAGCAGTTGcataatgtctgtctgtccatccgACATGTGGGCGGCTCAGCGGGACATCATTCGAACaaactcttaaaaaaaagacaagagaaaGGAGTGAAAGggaggaagatgaggatgaATGTAGTTGCCCAAACGATCCCATAAAGTCAAATAGAACTTCTCTCACCCTCAAAGTCCACCAGACCATCTCCGTTGAGGTCGACATCTCGGAGGATCTCGTTAATCTCTCTGTTGGTCACTTGTTCTCCCATCAGCTTCTTCATGGCTTCACGTAGCTCAGTTAAACTGATCTGGCCGTCACCATTAGAGTCAAACTGGAAACGAGAGAGACAGAAGGTAAGGGTCACATGTATATCAAACTGAATACACAGGGACATTTTTaagaaatacagtacagtacagtagtttGCTTTCAATGCAGCCTGCATTGCAATCTCTGACTGTGTCAGACCACCACTGGTTGGCACCAAAGTGAGACATTTTCAAAGCTTTCACATTGTGCCCTCTTGACCCACTTTGGAAGCTGAAAGAAATTCACATAAGTGGTTGATCAACCAGCGACAACACGAGGAAgctacagtacaaacaaaagGAGTAAAATTTTTGATTAATtgaaataacattttttttctccatttatttctgttgtacCACTTTAAATTGAAAGGTAAACTTTTCTTCGTTCTGAACATCTTGTactttccattttgttttctctctgaaTAACGCTTTCTAAACATGAATCTTGTCAGATTTGCATTTGCCAGCATCAGAGAAGTCCAGTTCCTTTAAACATTCACAAAATGTGTGCAAATATCTGGACAGCACTTATTATcatcatgtcatagcaggaaaggCACAGGTGGAACTAATCACACTAACGACGGCTAGCAACTATTGCAATGCAGCAACTAGTGACgttattagttacacctgtgttTGATGAGTTAAAATGTCTGCAGTGATAAATGAACAGCTCTAAGTAACACATGTATATGCTGACCTCTTTGAATGCATCTCGTAGTTCTTTGACTCCGATCATGTCTGCTGTCTCTGCCAGCAACTTGGGTCCCATCAGCTCCACAAAGTCCTCAAAGTCCACTTTACCTCCACCTACAACACACCAGTTATATAAACAGAAAAAGCCACGTCAGCCCCTGCTCTCTAATCTAATCATCAGCTCTCACAGTCATTTCCTCTGATGTCCATGTATCTCCATTAAATTACAACAGTAAAGAGCGTGTTCAATTATTGTTAACCAATTGCATTAACAGTAAACACAAGCTatcctattttattttaatcattttaacaaaaataaccaATGTATTTAAAACAACTTCCAAGATGTTTCTGCTACCAACTAGACAGTtctcctgttttattttattcataaaatcttttttttttttttcttattgcattttgcctttatttgatgGTCACTGTAgagaaagacacaaacaaacagaaagaggGCTCTGACATGCAACAACATCTGACCAGGAGTCAAACCATGGACGTTTCATCCAGTCTttacttttcttcttttgtgtttctattctattttcttCTGTCCTATTGCTGGTCTTGTTTCTGTTCCTCTTCTGATCTTTGGGTTCTACTCtgttctgttcttttaaatgctTCAGGTTGCTGTTCCACTCACAGATCTGCTGGCTCAGTTCGATGAGCTCCATCTCTGTCGGCATGTATCCCATGGTCCTCATACATTCCCCGAGGTCATTGTGACTGatgtagccttttttttttctatcaaacTCCACAAACGCCTCACGGAGCtctgataattaaaaaaacaaacaaaaaacatatttttcagtCAGTTGTTATATTAACATGTTGTAGAGCAGAAATCATGGAAGAGATGCTGTATGGTATTACAACAGACTGTAGTAAACAGTGACGATGTGTGTAAACAGGAGGACTCTATGCACTGGATGCACTTTATTAGCTCATTAGCACTGGTCTGTTAATTAGTTaagtttgttattgttttattaattattatttttttattctggtATGATATGCAGCCTACTGTTTTTTCTAGTTATAACTTGTATTTTGTAAAACTTTAATAAagctctatttaaaaaaaacactgaggtTTGCTGCAGAGAATCACCTCACCGTCAAGCTCCTCTGGTCTCAGCTCTCTGTCCTGTTGGGGGAAGTAGAGACACACATTAGCTTCTCTTTTCATACTTCTCTTGCTGAAAATATTTACAGAGCTTGTTAGTACAGGCATAGTACAGAGATATAAACAGTCAAATTTAAAGCGACATCATTGCAAAAACACCCAGACAACCACTGAACAGGGAAGAGatgctacacacacagaaaccaaaATGAGAGTAATGATTAATGGAGTTTGGCTTTATGTGGTGAGGATGGTATAGAATATAAACTGTCCATTTACGTTGCTTCAAATCTGAGCCCATGTGTGTTATAGTCAGGATTTTAACATTATTTGCAAGTGATTAATATGCTTTAGTTGTTCAGTAAGCTGTATTACATACAAACCCAGTGCTCAGAGTCTAAATCTATTTGGATTAAATTGTACACAGCATTatgatatgtatgtatatatatatatatatatgtataaatgtgtgtatatgtatatgtgtatatatatatatatatatatatatatatatatatatatatatatatatacactgtcttGTAGCCTACATAGCATTTAAGcttgcatgcatgtacaaaAGCACACAATGGAAGTTGTGGTTCTGTGCGGAGGACATCAGGCTAAGAGCTGTTAAGAGAAAACAATATGGGACAAATCCTCTGTCatcattttatttactttatagtTGCCCTCAGTCTCATTTCACCACACAACAAACCAGACgcgtaactatcggtaagcGGTGCTTACGGGCCCGgaccaatcaggggcccgcatcactggaagatattgattgacagccgggcccccctatcgcattttcattactcgcgacaatcccagcagttccacgtgcagccactgaccaagagAACAGGTCAaatgaatttccttgtttctgttatgaagacgagacgtgtgtgtgactcgaacatcttacattgaccaacaaaacgtacagcaaaacatttcagactgtcctggcaacctgtatacattttaagatCAATGTAGGCCTACGGTAAAGTTTTTTCACTATAAAGTCACTGAAGCAGCTGCTGTTTgaatcctgtcggctctctgcagcgggcggggctgctgctccattccccccgcgactgacgcgcgcacgcacacacacacacaatcacacacggtggatacaggaaaaaacgcagatgagacgacacaatgacctaaattgaggacagctacgctgttattgtaagtgcaatgataagttaaagtccaataagtacttcatcaaaccgtatgaatgtgtgtgtggccaggataggaaattaactaacaatgtaaagatcaacaagccactgacagtgacatatatgttcatatttgattcattcaataaattataattttttgtcttaattccaccagccattttcatattataccaacatttgcagtatcctgagcctttttggtaaggttcctatgaaatctcagcccagagtaattcattaatagtaataattattattctcctttttatttttaaagaactatacaaaaaaaattgcaacaaacctacaaaagacattgcaacttttatcgcaattttttacaaaagctcccgtgaaatcaAGCTTTTTGGGccacaacaatctcaaaaaaaggccgcaaaatcctggagggactgcccttgtgtgtttttttcatgtattatggtgcacattcaccagtgtttttttgttgttgttgttgtggtgcgcgtAGGCTACTCCCCTGTCACATCATCtattatatgctgtgtctctatgatcctatcctgtcctattcatggtagcctacttgtggacattgcgccgtcatcacgtgctgtagtaggggggcccgccttgataatcttgcataggggcccggtgttggctcgttacgcAACTGCAACAAACTAAATGCACAATGCCTCAAATTCAAACCAAATTACAATATGAGTAGACATCCTCTTTACAATGGGACACACTACCAAAGTAACTGGAATGCATGTTGGTTAGTTTCATATTCATACAAACAGAAAGATCATGCTCAAGGTGTTGCAGCGATCTGCTATTAGCTGGCATAGCAGCAAGGCTTAGTGTTTATTAATTCCCCTAGACATAACAACAaacctagcctagaaatctagacgcaccctagcggcagcaaatgtaatttgcagccagggtctgtctagcaactctccgttggcttgggAGCTGCaaaaactctagtcaggccaatcaaatcgtgtatagagtcggtgggcaggCTTAACATAATAACAGTAGAGTTtcgacggttccgcgtgaattccctgatacttaacaaagaagatggctgctgctgctggcaaacagcagtctttcgaatcggctttggccgcgactctggaagacttggagttaagcttttctttgagaaaagaacaaagaacggcactgaagtcattcttaacccttgtgttgtcttcaccgTCGTCCATGAACTTgtcattctgggtcaaaatttaataATGCGCTTTGTTTGGAActatttctgacttttttgacgcttttgttttatgcttttggcgctttttaaaacgtttttatCCCgcttttcaatgctttttttcatggtcaataaacctgaTAAAATTAATTATACCAAgtttttgagtttgaaaaaaaagcagaaattatgaattattttgacaaatacaatagttaagatcagagaattttgagtgaatcacagactggtttatgtcaaagtttggtcaggatgctgttttgaaaccatttaaacattttttttttgaaaagccataaaattaaataaaacttcaatggaagtaatcaataattttacctgcaaagaacatggatgcatggatgttgtatgggttccatacaaagtacatgcatgcatccatgttattttggggcaatttggttgtaagaaacccaaatctctgatataaaaactttgaaaacgggtcaaatttgacccaaggacaacacaagggttaaaaaaggaagatgtgtgcAAAAGTTTAaactatcaactagcgttgctctgcctggttgtagcgctatcctgttgcgtgcagagggaatttgaaagacaaccgtttatcccgcccctcggattgagccctgccaatggtgagttcccagacccaacatctggatgtgggtctggcttgtcaggcttcaaCAAACCATTCCTCCGGTACTACCTGTGCCGTGACAATACTACCCACGTTGCCCAAGTTTTCTGTATATCAGTTGGTTTGTGCTAATTAAAttcaacatatttttatttaggAAACGGCAACATGTGTGCATCCTTTTCAAAAGAAATAGTAAAAGTATTTCCAACTAGATGTTGACACAGGGCCCATCTATAGGACAGGGCCTCAAGATAGGGTGAAAAAGGCAAGGGACACCTTAAGGTCCTTTTCATTTCAGTTTACATTGTCATTTAGTGTTGcattactttttattacaaaaaagaGCAAGCTAATTGGCATGCAGTGAACCTGAAGTCTTCAGGGGGGCTTTTCTGGAGCCCAGGGGCAGTCGCCAACTTCCACTGCCTGGTTGGAAATTCAGCCTTGACC is a window encoding:
- the crybb1l1 gene encoding beta-crystallin B1 → MSSGDKSKTSSQTDGKAAQSKKSEMGMMAYKMYVFDQENFQGRMIEISNECMNVCEMGMDRVRSLRVECGPFVGYEQMNFCGEMYILEKGEYPRWDSWSNCQKNDYLLSFRPVRMDPEKHKICLYEVGEFKGRKMEIMDDDVPSLFSYGFTDRVGSIIVSCGTWVGYQFPGYRGSQYLLEKGDFRHFNEYGARHPQFQSVRRIRDMQWHQQGCYTMASK
- the LOC114562382 gene encoding calcium-binding protein 2, whose product is MFMIIRESSAGGGGGAMSAPQERSAKQVQAAIKKKMEKQKKRTNEQGGGVGEVQTATPQLPRHQKFGQLTQTTAAAAEDRKTLEEELEEMMEGPQGRERQNEEDGEPVDLLPIVDSMFGQDRELRPEELDELREAFVEFDRKKKGYISHNDLGECMRTMGYMPTEMELIELSQQICGGKVDFEDFVELMGPKLLAETADMIGVKELRDAFKEFDSNGDGQISLTELREAMKKLMGEQVTNREINEILRDVDLNGDGLVDFEEFVRMMSR